The genomic interval AATagtcacacaacacacaacaactgcAATAGAATAGAGATTGACTATGACAAACAGTATTGGCACAAAGTTGTACGAGGAAGCTCAATAACTCTGCTTTACACAACCTAATTTGCCTTATTTTGCTCTTTACCATGTACACTAAATAACATGAAAAGGTTTTTTCAAAAGCAACGGGGTACGGTCACCATAAGGAAGTACACTGCTTTATCATCCTGGCACATGAGTGTTATTGTAGTCTATATTCAATAACTTGTATCAATGCATGATACAGAGCAACAGCATGAAATTCTTTGTCAGAGCTATAACAAGTGTAATTACCGGTCATTTGCAACAGCATTCAATGTCAAATATTACCCTtgttataaattaaatttattaattccaCAATCTTCACAACCAAATTCAATTACCCTGAAAGATGAAAATTGTACAGGAAAAATTGTGCGATCGCAGTGCATTACACAATTAAGTTCCACACAAAAGTTTTCCCTTGTCGTGCCTAACGCACACTGGCTCATGATTCAGACAATGCCAGCCACAAAACGTGTCAGTTAGTGTCTTGCTTCATCTAAAACTATTTCAAGTGCAAATCTTCACATGACTTGCGCCACCTGTATCTGCTACTAGCAGTCTATCTACCAGCAACATAGCAGCTAGTTGCCAACAGAGAGAAAAGGACGAAGATGACTTGTTATCGACAAATTGACTCTGCCCTAATACTGATGTTCCCTGAAATTGCACAACTGTATTCCTGCgcaatttcttctttcagagTATAATGCTATCATATTTTATACATAGGACCAATGGTCTTTGTTCCATGTCAATAATTACAAGTGTGCTCATGTCTTCTTACAATTTCTACAGCAagattatttgtttgtttcaagaGAAACAGATTAGTTTGTAAGAttactaacacacacacacacacacacacacacacacacacacacacacacacacacacacacacacacacacacacacacacacacaccaagtgcatgcatgcagttttaGTAGTACAGTTAGTAATCATGTATATTCCACAAACTAAATCAAATATGAATATTCCGAAATTTCCACTATAACTAGAACGCAAACAACCTAAAGTTTTGAGCTGGTCAAACTAACACCTAGTAAACACTcactcaacaacaacaacagactcAGTCCCTAGTGTTCCTAGTCACAGCCAATGTCACGGTAATAAGTGGCTCCATACTACTTTCAAGTATATACTTTTATTCAAACAGATAGCTTAGACATACCACAACCATGGATATACAGTAGTGTCAGTTGCAGCTAAGCAAACAATTCATTGCAGTGGCATCCACTAATACATCCGAATATTGGTTTCATCACTTGGCAGTACGACAACAGTTACTTTGTGTCATTTACTAAGACTGCATGTGGATACAGCTTTCCACATTTGCTGAGCGTATCACAAGTGCAATTCGAAGGACAACTGATAACCCCCCTTTCAATAAGTCTCTACAGAGTGCAATAGAAACACCTAACACAGAACAAAGTTGTAACTATAATACATTGCATACTACCTGATTTTGAGCATGATATCTTGTCAAAAAGTCCATGCTACTTGTGCTCAGTGAACTGTTGAAGTTCCAGAATGCACCAGCAGCAGCTATTCCCCGTGGCCATATCTTACACAATTCAGTTATTTTAGACCTTGTACAGCTTATTACAATGACTCACCATGTTTCCAACTGACTGACTAAATATACTGTCATGTGCTGAGTCCCACATCCAAGAAGCTACAGGCATATTACGATGATGTGAATTCGTTTCATTCCAACATTGAAAATTTGGGCAATATTCATCTGTCCAAAACGAAATCTCACCACCCAAGAGCAACTTCTTTCCAGCAGCAGTCATCTAGACAAAACATCTTCAATACTAATCAACATGCAGCCTGCAGTAAAGTATACGTTATATGCTATAtctgtccacactgcactAAGTGGTACAGTAGAATGGCTGAGATAAAAGTGCCCACCGTTCCCTTCTATTCTAAAGGAATTTACAAGAATCAGCACATTTGTAACACATTACACAACTGACTTACGCTTTGTTTCCTTGACGAACAACTTCAAATGCTCGGTAAGACTCCCATGCTTGAATCACCACATTACTCTTGGCCTAACCATTCAGAAACAAATTAATGACAATTTTAATAGCTTGATCTGCACATCTGTACACACCACTGTAGCTTAGCTGCTATGTCATTGTTTATATCAAGGATGCATGTTCACAAGCAACATAACAACCTAGCAGATAATGAATGAGAAATGCTGTCTCTGACTTGCTACATACATCTATAAGTATGTGACTCCTGTGACATAAACACAAGTACAGTGTTTTGCTTCAATTGTAAAAGTGCATTACTGCCAAAGCTGCCAAACATATTTGATGTTAATTATGCAGTTTTCTGACAAAAGTCCCAGCCATACAAAGTGGGTAAATGCTTAATGTTACAAGTCGTTTGAAGGCAGGCTAGAGTCGGTATACATGCACAGCGGAAGACACGCAATAAACAAAAGATATATAGGCGTATAACTTGCACCACTAACTTTAACACCACTGTACAACAACTACGTCTAATATACTAGTCAGTAGAATATATACGTGAGCGGCACCGGCATTCAGTCATTTCGCTTCAGTCAATGTAAGTACCTCCCCTTTTCCCCAAACGTTATGATAATTTGAGTAACCCAAAAATAGTCGCTTGTTGACAGTGACACTTAACATAGAAACTCCAGCAATTATTTGTATACTATAGCGTCTGCTTATAATAAGAAGTGCCTGCCATCACAACACATCACTCACTGATTTAGATTTGAACAAAGCTTCTTCATAAGCAGTAGGAACCTTTCCAAGCCGACTGTAAATAAAGTCAAATAGCTGTTGTTCTAACGTCTTGATATctataatatcaataatagCAATATAATCTATAACAAATcctttttgttgtaatttgtGTCCTTTACTAGTTATTGTGCAAAGACCAACTTCTGCAGTCTCATCACAGCCAATATCAAAGAGTGACTCTGGAAAAAGAGTGGCCATCTCAGCCAACAAAGTCTGTAGTGTTTCCAGTGATTTGTTCTGCAAAAAGGATCCTtgatcaacaaaacaaatgagATTAGGAAATGTGCCACACCTGAGGATCTCCATATATCTCTCGATGATTATCAGAACAAAAATTAAGATAACCATCCTCAGCTAGAGGTGCTAAGCCCTTTGAATGGCCActgcaaataaacaaaaaaacttGACATAACCAACAGTTTGAAAAGCAAGAGATTACGGCAAATCAAATTCAGGCACCACTCGAATGCCTCTTTCTCTGGCATACTCCAGTATGGCTCTAATGTCATCTTGCTTGTAGTATTGGCCATTGAGAGAAGCAGTCAGTTGAGGAAATCTATTACATGAAAACAAAAAACCACAtcacacaatcaaacaaacatgcaggaAGCAAATACATAAATGGTAAACTCTAGTTACTGTAGCTATATTCATATCCAGTAATAATGTTTACGGCAGATACACATAACCTTCATAATGACAAAAAGTACAAAAGCATGTATAGAAATATAAAATTCTACATCTCAAATCACGACCTTGCTAGCATAAAGTACAACTGAAAACATCTGAAAGGCATGCTGTTAATTTGATATGTACAACTACTGCTAAACCtttgcaacacacacaaccacatagAATGTCACTATttaaaaatagtaaattatttgtgatttgttggtgttgttgatTATTTCAGCCTGTTGGTAGCATCCCACACCCACACGTATAAGACTTATCTTGAATATGCACTAGCTACTCACCCTAAATCTAAGCAAATGATATAAAAACAGgtacacaatacaatacacatgaaaacaaataataaGTGACCCATCTGAGGTCTCAGAGCTCTTCTCATAAAACGTGTACATGTTTTTACTTTTAGATTTGTTTGGCTAAAATAAGAGACTTtaaagtacagtacaaaaccGGTTATCTAAACATTTTGATAATCCGAACAAATTTATTTCTGCCCCAAAGCACGTATCTTTCACATGTTTCCCAGGTGACATCCTCTCAACATGGAACCTGTGAAGCTACTCCAAAATTGGAACCATTATAAGAAACTCTTTACATCTAATCATTAAATGTGCAAATGTGTTGAATCATTGTTGACCTAATTGctgcatattaattaattaaacatttgttCATTATGTACTTGACTGTCAATATATGACTGAGCCTCAAGGAAGTCACCACACCATCATTTCATTTATCCTGACTTTCGATTATCCAGACAATTCAACTTCTGTCGAAAAAGTCCGGATAATTGGGGTTGTACTATAGTCTAAACAAAGTCAAAGGAGCAGAACTGAATATAAAAGAAAGCTGTTCCACCAAAAGAAGAAAGTAGTGCAGACGACTGTCAAATGACATGTTAGCAGGTTGCCGCAAAGGGGTGATAAACCACATCATGTATCCATATCTTCCACAATGATGTTGTACAACATCCATTACTGTCTAACATTGAAATTACCAAATGCACTAGACAAAAAACAAGTACTTGCAAGAACAACCTGAAGCTACACCAGTTCAATAAAAGTACTACAAGCTACGGTTGACGGACAATATAGAACATTTCTATCAGCTAACGCAGAGTCAAGACTACTGCAATTTGTCACATTAAAGAATGCAACAATTATTGATTCCATTCATACATCTACAAGTTACTACGTTCCTGATGTCAGGCAAGACACAAAATCATTTCTTAACATCTAGCAGCTAATTCATTATTCAATCATTGGCAATAGTTTGCTGTGAAATCAACACTCATGTAGACCATATCAATAACTCAATACTACTAGCACAAAACAAAGTTAGAATTTCAAGTTGTTGACTCTTCCTCAGGTTTTGCGCTTTTTCCCTATCAAAGTGAAACATCGTTGCCAAATAGCCTCAAATTCTTCATTCCCTCTCTGTTCTTGAATTTTTACCTTGATCTCATTCAACTTCTCTAATGGCAAATTTCGTATTCCTCCAGCACGAGTCACAGCTGACACCAAATCATCATCTCCAATAATTGCTGAAGCAAGTTGGAGAGCTAAGCGAGTTGATTGCTTTGCTTTTGAAGATACACCCTGCTCACCACAAACTGATGAACTGGTAGATGCACCGACAGAAGGTGCACTAACCGATGAAGCAGGAGATTTATAAGGTGGTGGCAATTGAAATGATAGAGTTGGTACAGGTGTAACACTGTCATCACTATCATCACTATCAGCAGTATTAATATGAGGTGCATAACGTAGAATTTGACTAGGTGGCTGGCTAGATTGATTAAAATGACGGCGGCTAGTGGCAAAGTCCATGAAGGTACCACTAGCAGAGCCCATGAAGGTAGACCTTGGGGATGAACGGCAAAGTGGATCTAATTTCTTTTCTAAAGTGTCCTTCAATGTGAAACACAACATTCGCAGCTCTTTCACCAAGCTGCACTGGAGATCATCTAGTTTCTTGCGCACTTCTTGTTGCCCTCTAACCATAGTCCTTAGTTCAGTCACAAGTCGAACCAACAGTTCTTCAAGAGATTCAACAATTTCTGGATCCCAATGTACACGTTTCTTGCTAGATCTACTGCTGTCCCTTTCACCCAGTTGATTGCTTTCAACATCTTCCACAATTCCCTGTGTGCTGCAACTACTGTTGCTTACATTGTGCATCCTCTTTCTGCCAGATCTCTTACTGTCACTTTCACCCACTTCGCTACCTTCAACTTTTTGCATCACTGCCTGGCTGTGACAGCCACTGCTGCCTGTATTGCAAAACTTCTTTCTGGTAGGTCTCTTCTCATGGCAGCCCTCAAGGTCTTCTCTCATCTCCTGACTGTTGCAGCTGTTGTCGTCCCCACTGCAAGCCTTCTTGGGTCGAGGCTTAGTAACATACTCTGAGTTATTCATTTTGAGATTTTCCAAAAATGATATGAGACTATGAAGAACCTGTTTATAAGGTTAACAAATGGGCATGCCAATTTGGCACAGTTTCAATGTTGAGAGAGTGAAAGGTCATATGTGGAATGTTAACACCTTCTGTTCCTCCCCCTCTTCTATACCATGCATTGTCCTCACAGAAGAAACCTGCAGCGTTATCAATTAGTCTTATCAAGGAACTTACATAACAATGTAAGTACTCTGTTATATAGCACTGCTTCAAAGGTAGACTAAGTCTGGGGCATGTTTGTCAAGGAAGTGTGGGATAAATGAAAACTGAAAGTTGAAACCACTACCTACTCATTGCAAATGATAACAACCAAATGGAATGTATGATTAAAACAGGAAAGAGAAACTAAATCTAAGAAACCTCCAAAATGAAAGTGTGACCCAACAAAATATGGCATAAATGTTCCAGGAAAGTCACCCATTAGAGTACATATATCATTCCCCAAACATTATCATACAAGTCAACACACAGTATCATTGTTGATATACCTACTGCAAGAATGTACTTGCACAAACTGTACACTAACTACTCACAAAACATAACAGTTCAATAATTTCCTGTTCTCCCTCATGGGACACACTGCAAACATAGAGGTTCTTTCAAAGGCACTCGTAAGTGAAAACATACtattaaaaaatttatgtCAGCCTATAGCAGCATAGCTGATA from Corticium candelabrum chromosome 14, ooCorCand1.1, whole genome shotgun sequence carries:
- the LOC134189625 gene encoding uncharacterized protein LOC134189625 isoform X1, with the translated sequence MRFMWTVTLFAVALAETLWPIPISMHFEGSPIPISRNFSVNSHSDSNLLHQAINRYLQIFKNSFHSIHAGANSFEEENRRFLDRSRDQVLQSLEVSTVNEEERLNSNTSYEYWINVQNMKASVVGQSVFGAIYGLETFSQLMVNGSLLHSTVTVHDKPNYHHRGLMIDTGRRFFPMSLVYNLLDAMSYLKMNVLHFHLSDYCRFAVESVKFPQLTASLNGQYYKQDDIRAILEYARERGIRVVPEFDLPGHSKGLAPLAEDGYLNFCSDNHREIYGDPQNKSLETLQTLLAEMATLFPESLFDIGCDETAEVGLCTITNIKTLEQQLFDFIYSRLGKVPTAYEEALFKSKSAKSNVVIQAWESYRAFEVVRQGNKAIEGNGGHFYLSHSTVPLSAVWTDIAYNMTAAGKKLLLGGEISFWTDEYCPNFQCWNETNSHHRNMPVASWMWDSAHDSIFSQSVGNMIWPRGIAAAGAFWNFNSSLSTSSMDFLTRYHAQNQRLIERGVISCPSNCTCDTLSKCGKLYPHAVLVNDTK
- the LOC134189625 gene encoding beta-hexosaminidase subunit alpha-like isoform X2; this translates as MVCSLTYQVICSKETFSQLMVNGSLLHSTVTVHDKPNYHHRGLMIDTGRRFFPMSLVYNLLDAMSYLKMNVLHFHLSDYCRFAVESVKFPQLTASLNGQYYKQDDIRAILEYARERGIRVVPEFDLPGHSKGLAPLAEDGYLNFCSDNHREIYGDPQNKSLETLQTLLAEMATLFPESLFDIGCDETAEVGLCTITNIKTLEQQLFDFIYSRLGKVPTAYEEALFKSKSAKSNVVIQAWESYRAFEVVRQGNKAIEGNGGHFYLSHSTVPLSAVWTDIAYNMTAAGKKLLLGGEISFWTDEYCPNFQCWNETNSHHRNMPVASWMWDSAHDSIFSQSVGNMIWPRGIAAAGAFWNFNSSLSTSSMDFLTRYHAQNQRLIERGVISCPSNCTCDTLSKCGKLYPHAVLVNDTK
- the LOC134189625 gene encoding uncharacterized protein LOC134189625 isoform X3 — translated: MVNGSLLHSTVTVHDKPNYHHRGLMIDTGRRFFPMSLVYNLLDAMSYLKMNVLHFHLSDYCRFAVESVKFPQLTASLNGQYYKQDDIRAILEYARERGIRVVPEFDLPGHSKGLAPLAEDGYLNFCSDNHREIYGDPQNKSLETLQTLLAEMATLFPESLFDIGCDETAEVGLCTITNIKTLEQQLFDFIYSRLGKVPTAYEEALFKSKSAKSNVVIQAWESYRAFEVVRQGNKAIEGNGGHFYLSHSTVPLSAVWTDIAYNMTAAGKKLLLGGEISFWTDEYCPNFQCWNETNSHHRNMPVASWMWDSAHDSIFSQSVGNMIWPRGIAAAGAFWNFNSSLSTSSMDFLTRYHAQNQRLIERGVISCPSNCTCDTLSKCGKLYPHAVLVNDTK
- the LOC134189705 gene encoding uncharacterized protein LOC134189705, which produces MNNSEYVTKPRPKKACSGDDNSCNSQEMREDLEGCHEKRPTRKKFCNTGSSGCHSQAVMQKVEGSEVGESDSKRSGRKRMHNVSNSSCSTQGIVEDVESNQLGERDSSRSSKKRVHWDPEIVESLEELLVRLVTELRTMVRGQQEVRKKLDDLQCSLVKELRMLCFTLKDTLEKKLDPLCRSSPRSTFMGSASGTFMDFATSRRHFNQSSQPPSQILRYAPHINTADSDDSDDSVTPVPTLSFQLPPPYKSPASSVSAPSVGASTSSSVCGEQGVSSKAKQSTRLALQLASAIIGDDDLVSAVTRAGGIRNLPLEKLNEIKGKSAKPEEESTT